Proteins from one Mucilaginibacter jinjuensis genomic window:
- a CDS encoding gliding motility-associated C-terminal domain-containing protein — translation MGSGFGISFLRLLLLFTVAGFVLPITQASAQKKTFTIDPGSSVIIHGYAVNASGYQWYKDGQPISGAVGPNFKATEPGLYKVEALNIASCPSSASEEVQVLSGTAPVDMAIVKKSEDKPVIVGASYTYVLTVKNASAYPATNVMVKDTLPSGLEFLSMVTWDKGLPNFDQATHSLSWSITNFEGYGQAELTFLARSNKSGTITNKATVTSTENDTYTKNNTSTDIKQIAGLSIPNVFTPNGDGKNDTFEIPELSIFPENEIIIINRWGNAVYQKKGYHNDWTGEGLNEGTYFYVLKVKYLSGVWETYNGYITLLRSKQTR, via the coding sequence TTGGGATCAGGGTTTGGCATATCTTTTTTACGCCTGCTACTGCTTTTTACAGTAGCAGGCTTTGTGCTGCCTATAACTCAGGCTTCGGCACAGAAAAAGACATTTACCATCGATCCTGGCTCTTCGGTTATTATACATGGTTATGCAGTAAATGCGTCAGGCTACCAATGGTATAAAGATGGTCAACCTATTTCCGGTGCTGTTGGACCTAATTTTAAGGCTACCGAACCTGGATTATATAAAGTAGAAGCGTTAAATATTGCATCGTGTCCATCATCTGCATCAGAAGAAGTACAAGTATTAAGCGGTACAGCTCCTGTTGATATGGCGATCGTTAAGAAGTCAGAAGATAAGCCTGTGATTGTTGGAGCCTCATATACCTATGTATTAACCGTTAAAAATGCCAGCGCTTACCCGGCAACCAATGTAATGGTAAAAGATACGTTGCCGAGCGGACTCGAGTTCCTGTCAATGGTTACCTGGGACAAAGGCTTGCCCAATTTCGATCAGGCTACCCACTCTTTAAGTTGGAGCATAACTAATTTTGAAGGTTATGGCCAGGCCGAATTAACGTTCCTTGCACGATCTAACAAAAGCGGAACCATTACTAATAAGGCCACGGTTACGTCGACTGAAAATGATACATACACTAAGAATAATACCTCTACTGATATTAAGCAGATAGCAGGCCTAAGTATTCCAAACGTTTTTACCCCTAACGGGGATGGCAAAAATGATACGTTCGAAATACCGGAACTTTCCATTTTTCCTGAAAACGAGATCATCATCATTAACCGATGGGGTAACGCTGTGTATCAGAAAAAAGGCTATCACAATGATTGGACAGGCGAGGGGCTTAATGAAGGTACGTACTTCTATGTGCTAAAAGTTAAATACCTCTCGGGGGTTTGGGAAACATACAATGGCTACATCACACTGCTCAGATCCAAACAAACACGTTAA
- a CDS encoding type IX secretion system membrane protein PorP/SprF — protein MDKHRYIGFKIKSVIKLFGFTLACFFISLTAKAQQDAQFSQYVFNGLYVNPAYAGYKEDIYLSAFYRSQWTGLQGAPQTFSLAGDAALMDNKVGVGLLLSQDKIGAQSSLAAYANYAYKLQIGSDENSRLSFGIGAGFIQNGIDGSKLNAVQPGDIYVPVGSQSFILPDARLGALYTNNDFFAGFSVDNLVAHLIKGTTATTISVPVPEPHYYLTAGAMFTLNDAVKFKPSFLIKDDLAGPTSLDLNAFFLLGERIWVGSTYRSAIPLYNKSNLQNSLQKPNAVIGMIEFFATERLRIGYAFDYSLTPLSNYSYGSHELSIGIYLSKGYHRIDYNRCYF, from the coding sequence ATGGATAAACATAGATATATTGGGTTTAAAATAAAGAGCGTAATAAAGCTGTTTGGCTTTACTTTGGCTTGCTTTTTTATATCGCTGACGGCAAAAGCCCAGCAGGATGCCCAGTTTAGTCAGTATGTATTTAACGGTTTATATGTAAATCCTGCCTATGCAGGCTATAAAGAAGATATTTATCTAAGTGCATTCTATCGCTCACAGTGGACGGGTTTGCAAGGTGCGCCACAAACATTCTCATTAGCAGGTGATGCCGCTTTGATGGATAATAAAGTGGGAGTAGGTTTGTTACTATCGCAGGATAAAATTGGCGCACAAAGCAGCCTTGCCGCGTATGCTAATTATGCCTACAAATTACAAATTGGCAGCGATGAAAATAGCAGGCTAAGCTTTGGTATAGGAGCCGGCTTTATACAAAACGGGATTGACGGATCTAAATTGAATGCCGTACAGCCCGGCGATATTTACGTACCGGTAGGCAGCCAGAGTTTTATTTTGCCCGATGCCAGGTTAGGGGCTTTATATACCAATAACGATTTCTTTGCGGGCTTTTCTGTAGATAATTTAGTGGCGCATTTAATTAAAGGTACAACAGCAACAACCATATCTGTACCCGTGCCCGAACCGCACTATTACCTTACCGCCGGGGCTATGTTTACGCTTAATGATGCTGTTAAATTTAAACCATCATTTTTAATTAAAGATGATCTGGCCGGGCCAACCAGTCTGGACCTGAATGCCTTTTTTTTATTGGGCGAACGTATTTGGGTCGGTAGTACTTATCGTTCTGCAATCCCTTTATACAATAAATCAAACCTGCAAAACAGCTTACAGAAGCCCAATGCAGTTATCGGGATGATTGAGTTTTTTGCAACAGAGCGTTTACGCATTGGTTATGCTTTCGATTACTCGTTAACGCCGCTAAGTAATTACAGCTATGGTTCGCACGAGTTGTCTATTGGGATATATTTAAGTAAAGGCTACCATCGCATTGATTATAACCGGTGCTATTTTTAA
- a CDS encoding TIM barrel protein has product MTSRRSFLKTTAMLSAGLLAAPHLFAYDKKYIGLQLYTVRDHMAADPAATLAKVAQIGFTSVEGATYTGDEKFYGMNPKAFAALLKQNGLIMPSSHYRLGEEQTNGADTKGTLLHDWDKAVDDAAEAGVKYMVCAYLSLPERGNLDHYKKIAETFNKAGERCKKNGIQLTYHNHDFEFIQENGKYPYEILLNNTDKNLVKMEMDLYWVTKAGQDPIKLINEHPGRFPLWHVKDMDRTPERMFTEVGNGTIDFKKIFTNADKAGLKYFFVEQDKCPGDPYDSISQSIAYIKKNLV; this is encoded by the coding sequence ATGACTTCAAGACGTTCATTTCTAAAAACTACGGCCATGCTATCGGCAGGTCTTTTGGCGGCTCCGCATTTATTTGCGTATGATAAAAAGTATATCGGTTTACAATTGTACACCGTTAGGGATCACATGGCCGCCGATCCTGCTGCTACATTAGCTAAAGTGGCACAGATAGGTTTTACCTCTGTTGAAGGTGCGACCTATACTGGTGACGAGAAATTTTATGGCATGAATCCTAAGGCATTTGCTGCATTGTTAAAACAAAACGGCTTAATAATGCCAAGCAGCCACTACCGTTTAGGTGAAGAGCAAACTAACGGTGCAGATACCAAAGGTACTTTACTGCACGATTGGGATAAAGCCGTTGATGACGCAGCCGAAGCAGGTGTTAAATACATGGTTTGTGCTTATCTTTCTTTACCAGAGCGTGGTAACTTAGATCATTATAAAAAGATAGCCGAAACCTTTAACAAGGCCGGTGAAAGATGTAAGAAAAATGGTATCCAGTTAACTTACCATAACCACGATTTTGAATTTATACAAGAGAACGGTAAATATCCTTACGAGATATTGCTGAACAATACCGACAAAAACCTGGTAAAAATGGAGATGGATCTGTACTGGGTAACCAAAGCTGGCCAGGATCCCATTAAATTGATTAACGAGCATCCGGGCCGTTTCCCATTATGGCACGTAAAGGATATGGACAGAACTCCTGAGCGTATGTTTACCGAGGTAGGTAATGGTACTATCGACTTTAAGAAGATCTTCACCAATGCTGATAAAGCTGGACTGAAATATTTCTTTGTTGAGCAGGATAAATGCCCTGGCGATCCGTATGATAGCATTTCGCAAAGTATTGCTTATATCAAAAAGAACCTGGTATAA
- a CDS encoding D-2-hydroxyacid dehydrogenase family protein → MESVIYAADFIMENKSKIAVLDDYQQVALNMADWDNVKSVADITVFSDHIADEAKVVERLLPFNIVCVMRERTPLTRNILMQLPNLKLIVSTGARNASIDNEAVAEFNIELKHTRYLSTGAPEITWTLLMALAKHIPQENANFKSGGWQQTIGMDLAGKTIGIVGLGRVGEKIAQFARAFDMNVIAWSQNLTEEKAEALGAKLVTKEELFKQADIVTTHLVLSARTKGIIGQQEFDLMKPTALFINTSRGPLVDEKALIETLQQKKIAGAAIDVFDVEPLPADHPLRKLDNLLATSHIGYVTENTYRLFYGDTVNILNEWLDQH, encoded by the coding sequence TTGGAAAGTGTTATCTATGCAGCAGATTTTATTATGGAAAACAAATCTAAAATTGCCGTATTAGACGATTACCAACAGGTTGCCCTTAACATGGCAGACTGGGATAATGTGAAATCTGTTGCGGATATCACAGTTTTTAGCGATCACATTGCAGATGAAGCAAAAGTTGTTGAACGCTTGTTGCCTTTCAACATTGTTTGTGTAATGCGCGAACGTACACCGTTAACGCGTAATATTTTAATGCAATTGCCGAATTTAAAACTGATTGTATCAACCGGCGCACGTAATGCATCAATAGATAATGAAGCGGTGGCTGAGTTTAATATCGAACTTAAACATACACGTTACTTGTCAACTGGTGCACCAGAAATTACCTGGACTTTGTTGATGGCCCTTGCGAAGCATATCCCGCAAGAAAATGCCAACTTTAAATCTGGCGGCTGGCAGCAAACAATTGGCATGGATCTGGCTGGTAAAACTATAGGTATTGTGGGCTTGGGCCGCGTGGGCGAAAAAATTGCACAGTTTGCCAGGGCTTTTGATATGAACGTGATTGCCTGGAGTCAGAACCTTACCGAAGAAAAAGCTGAGGCTTTAGGAGCTAAACTGGTTACTAAAGAAGAACTGTTTAAACAGGCGGATATCGTTACCACCCATTTGGTGCTAAGCGCCCGTACAAAAGGTATTATTGGTCAACAAGAATTTGATCTGATGAAACCGACGGCATTATTCATCAATACCTCGCGCGGTCCATTGGTTGACGAGAAGGCTTTGATTGAAACACTTCAACAGAAGAAGATAGCAGGAGCAGCCATTGATGTGTTTGATGTAGAACCATTACCGGCAGACCATCCACTTCGTAAACTGGATAATCTGCTTGCTACTTCACACATCGGCTATGTAACCGAAAATACGTATCGTTTATTTTATGGCGATACCGTAAATATTTTGAACGAATGGTTAGATCAGCATTAA
- a CDS encoding outer membrane beta-barrel family protein, translated as MTKTLLILIFSILVISRASAQQGRAVMGTVADSTGALPGINVKLTSDKDSTVVATSAKGLFSFPSVISKNFKVTVYGIGYQTFVRRYVMDNSNKPILLDPIKLAIESKMLKTVNVVAVNPITIKEDTVEYKASAYKVREGSPVEDLLKKLPGVSVDKDGNVTAHGKQVTKVRVNGKDYFTGDVQTATQNLPADIVENIQVIDDYGDQANLTGIKTGDPDKILNITIQKGKRNGKFGQGTVGAGNDDKYVAKISANAFYEDTQLSLLGTVNNNNTNAFNFGSGSGGSGSGGGGRGGSQSSASNGISTANGITINKSLGFNYRDDWGKKITTYGSYSFADKDRTTETTSQQQNLFQSGAIINNDNTTDKNHSINHRFDFNMEYKIDTANYLKINPSFSYGSSNDINNDIFSNSRLNTVTNGTDNSITNANSPTGGANILYNHKFKKKGRNFSVSGSVNFSKSTSDLDDQYNTQTDSVIVPLHQQINTMNTSQKVNAHASYIEPIGKTTYLEANYTYSYTNTDNNRLNYRFDPVTHVPMYIDSLSTLYNYQFITNSFGLNLRGVKPKYNYTVGLVAKPTSLNGESHNFETSTHTFNLVPTAHFVYNFAKNHTLNFNYSGTNNMPSFTQLQVQPDYSNPQNIVYGNPNLKPEFSNNFTLRYNQFDIASGNSLFTNLTFNETQNKIVTNTQPVANTVLNPGDKKDSTVQETRYLNTNGFYSMGGNYSFSKPFANRKYTVSLMGGATYSNNVSYIEGDRNLSKNLVWNQGAKVRFDLDSIMDTEVSANYSANTTKYSIPSSVNGDARTWTLGLDGRNFFWYDLILGYNLTQTINHGFSSTVKTNPTLLSTYVEYQFLKKHIASLRFQAFDLFNQNTGITRTVSSNQIIDTRTNRLGRYFLLSFTLRLQQFAGGRKGGGFRNGGGGRGGGRRGSFE; from the coding sequence ATGACTAAAACTTTACTAATTCTTATCTTCAGTATCCTTGTAATCAGCAGGGCATCCGCACAACAAGGCCGTGCCGTAATGGGTACAGTGGCCGATTCAACCGGTGCGCTGCCCGGCATTAACGTAAAACTAACTTCTGATAAGGATAGTACGGTTGTAGCTACCTCGGCCAAAGGTTTATTCAGCTTCCCATCAGTTATCAGCAAAAATTTTAAGGTTACCGTTTATGGTATAGGGTATCAAACTTTTGTACGCCGTTATGTGATGGATAACAGCAACAAGCCCATTCTGCTCGATCCTATCAAATTAGCCATTGAAAGCAAAATGCTGAAAACGGTAAATGTAGTAGCCGTTAACCCTATCACCATTAAAGAAGATACGGTTGAATATAAAGCCAGCGCCTATAAAGTCCGTGAAGGTTCACCGGTTGAAGATCTGTTGAAGAAACTCCCGGGCGTAAGCGTAGATAAAGACGGTAACGTAACTGCACATGGGAAACAGGTAACCAAAGTACGTGTTAATGGTAAAGATTATTTTACCGGTGATGTACAAACAGCTACACAAAACCTGCCTGCCGACATTGTAGAAAACATACAGGTTATTGATGACTATGGCGACCAGGCCAACCTCACCGGCATTAAAACCGGCGACCCTGATAAAATATTAAACATCACTATACAGAAAGGTAAACGCAACGGCAAGTTTGGCCAGGGTACAGTTGGTGCAGGTAATGATGATAAGTATGTAGCCAAAATATCGGCCAATGCTTTTTACGAAGATACTCAGCTCTCTTTACTGGGTACAGTAAATAACAATAACACCAATGCCTTTAATTTCGGCAGCGGCTCAGGGGGAAGTGGTAGCGGAGGCGGCGGTCGTGGTGGTTCACAAAGCAGCGCAAGTAATGGAATCAGTACTGCCAATGGTATCACGATCAATAAATCGTTAGGCTTTAATTACCGCGATGACTGGGGCAAAAAGATTACCACTTATGGCAGCTACAGCTTTGCCGATAAAGACAGGACTACAGAAACCACGTCGCAACAACAAAACCTTTTTCAAAGCGGTGCCATTATTAATAACGATAATACTACCGATAAAAATCACAGCATCAACCATCGCTTTGATTTTAATATGGAGTATAAGATTGATACGGCCAACTATTTAAAAATCAATCCGAGTTTCTCTTACGGATCTTCCAATGATATCAATAATGATATTTTCTCTAACAGCCGGTTAAATACGGTAACCAACGGTACAGATAATAGTATAACCAATGCCAACTCGCCAACTGGTGGTGCTAACATATTATACAATCATAAATTCAAGAAAAAGGGACGTAATTTTAGTGTTTCGGGGAGTGTCAATTTCTCTAAAAGCACCTCAGATCTGGATGACCAGTATAATACACAAACAGATTCTGTAATTGTGCCTCTGCATCAGCAAATTAACACGATGAACACCTCACAGAAGGTTAATGCGCATGCATCCTATATCGAACCTATCGGCAAAACTACTTACCTCGAAGCCAACTACACTTACAGCTATACTAATACCGATAATAACAGGTTGAACTATCGTTTCGACCCGGTTACGCATGTACCCATGTACATTGACTCATTGAGTACTTTGTATAACTACCAATTTATTACCAATAGTTTTGGCTTAAACCTGCGTGGTGTAAAACCCAAGTATAATTATACGGTGGGTTTGGTAGCCAAGCCAACTTCACTTAATGGCGAATCGCATAATTTTGAAACCTCTACCCACACCTTTAACCTGGTGCCTACCGCCCACTTTGTATACAATTTCGCCAAAAACCATACGCTGAATTTCAACTATAGCGGAACTAACAATATGCCAAGCTTTACGCAATTACAGGTACAGCCCGATTATTCTAACCCGCAAAATATTGTGTACGGTAACCCCAACCTGAAACCTGAGTTCAGCAACAATTTCACACTACGTTATAACCAGTTTGATATTGCAAGCGGCAACTCGCTTTTTACCAATTTAACCTTTAACGAAACACAGAATAAAATTGTAACCAATACCCAACCCGTTGCCAATACCGTACTTAACCCTGGTGATAAAAAAGATAGCACTGTGCAGGAGACCCGCTATTTAAACACCAACGGTTTTTACTCAATGGGCGGTAATTATTCGTTTTCGAAACCGTTTGCAAATCGTAAATACACCGTAAGCTTAATGGGTGGCGCTACCTACAGCAACAACGTTAGCTATATTGAGGGCGACAGGAACCTAAGCAAAAACTTAGTGTGGAACCAGGGTGCCAAGGTTAGGTTTGATCTGGATAGTATCATGGATACCGAGGTAAGCGCCAACTACAGCGCTAATACTACCAAATACAGTATCCCCTCATCCGTAAATGGTGATGCCCGTACCTGGACTTTGGGTTTGGATGGACGTAACTTTTTCTGGTACGATTTAATATTAGGCTATAACCTTACCCAAACCATTAATCATGGTTTTAGTAGTACGGTTAAAACCAACCCTACCCTGTTAAGCACTTATGTTGAGTACCAGTTTCTAAAGAAACATATAGCCTCACTACGGTTTCAGGCATTCGATTTATTTAACCAGAACACAGGTATTACGCGTACCGTAAGCAGTAACCAGATTATTGATACGCGCACCAACCGTCTAGGAAGATATTTTCTGCTTTCATTTACCTTGCGTTTACAACAATTTGCCGGCGGACGGAAAGGTGGTGGTTTTAGAAACGGCGGAGGCGGCCGTGGTGGAGGCCGGAGAGGTTCTTTTGAATAG
- a CDS encoding YitT family protein → MKVKVKAEIQNFVSIILGILSAAIGLKGFLLSSKFIDGGVTGISMLVAETTGLPISILIFVINAPFLYLGYRRLGLLFAIKSALAIGGLSLCLAFVHFPDVTPDKLLTAVFGGFFIGVGSGLAMRAGAVLDGTEIAAVLVSKQTQLLRVSDVVLLLNVIIFSTAALFLGVESALYSILTYVAASKMIDYILNGVEQYTGITVVSTKSDVIRRVITQRLGRGVTIYSGKSGYGKDGQINDPRDIIFTVATRLEIPSIKQAILKIDPSAFIVQQSIDDTTGGLLKRKGIH, encoded by the coding sequence ATGAAAGTTAAAGTTAAAGCAGAGATCCAGAATTTCGTTTCCATTATATTGGGCATCCTATCAGCAGCAATCGGATTGAAAGGGTTCTTATTATCCAGTAAGTTTATTGACGGAGGTGTTACCGGTATCTCCATGCTCGTAGCCGAAACAACCGGTTTGCCCATCTCTATTCTCATATTTGTGATCAATGCACCTTTCCTTTATTTAGGTTACAGACGATTAGGATTGCTCTTTGCAATAAAAAGTGCTTTAGCCATTGGCGGTCTATCGCTATGCTTGGCATTTGTTCACTTCCCTGATGTTACGCCTGATAAATTGCTTACCGCTGTATTTGGTGGCTTCTTTATAGGTGTTGGTTCTGGCCTTGCCATGCGTGCCGGCGCAGTATTGGACGGTACAGAAATTGCCGCTGTATTAGTAAGCAAACAAACACAATTGCTAAGGGTCAGCGACGTGGTATTATTGCTCAATGTGATTATATTTTCAACGGCAGCTTTATTTCTGGGTGTCGAATCTGCTTTGTATTCCATTCTCACCTATGTGGCAGCCTCTAAAATGATCGATTATATTCTGAATGGTGTTGAGCAATATACAGGTATTACTGTAGTGTCAACCAAAAGCGATGTGATCCGCAGGGTGATAACCCAAAGATTAGGTCGAGGTGTAACAATTTATTCCGGGAAAAGCGGATATGGTAAAGACGGTCAGATTAACGACCCACGGGATATTATTTTCACTGTAGCTACCCGATTGGAAATCCCATCTATCAAACAAGCTATCTTGAAGATTGATCCGTCCGCATTTATCGTGCAGCAAAGCATTGACGATACAACTGGCGGCTTATTGAAACGCAAAGGCATCCATTAA
- a CDS encoding DUF5655 domain-containing protein, which produces MVDNQLNQEEAKQIANFLAGKSEHTLMLFNHFVNEFKKLGNDVTLHPTKSMIAVSNSHKRIAWITQLGKSFIHVVFPFKQLYPDNTCFTKMAQVPGDANQFNHHFRMNLPEDLNEEVLSYMKQAYHLGG; this is translated from the coding sequence ATGGTAGATAATCAATTAAATCAGGAAGAAGCTAAACAGATAGCAAATTTCTTGGCGGGTAAATCAGAACATACACTGATGCTATTTAATCATTTTGTGAATGAGTTTAAAAAGCTCGGCAATGATGTAACGCTGCATCCAACCAAAAGTATGATCGCGGTTTCCAATTCCCACAAACGTATTGCCTGGATAACACAATTGGGTAAGAGTTTTATCCATGTGGTTTTCCCGTTTAAACAATTATATCCCGATAATACCTGCTTTACAAAAATGGCGCAGGTGCCGGGCGATGCAAATCAGTTTAATCATCATTTCAGGATGAATTTGCCAGAAGACCTGAACGAAGAGGTGTTAAGCTACATGAAGCAGGCCTATCATTTAGGCGGATAA
- a CDS encoding DinB family protein, with translation MNYAFEVIRKTRVNVLKMVDGLSIEQLNKIPEGFNNNLIWNIGHLIAAQQNICYKRAGLHSDIDEVFFNTYKSDTKPEGNVEEGGFEQIKRLLVSTIDQLELDYNSNAFAGYKPWTVRYNFEINNIDEAIAFLPFHEGLHTGYIMALKRALNR, from the coding sequence ATGAATTACGCTTTTGAAGTTATCCGCAAAACAAGGGTTAATGTATTGAAGATGGTTGACGGTTTATCAATCGAACAACTCAATAAAATTCCTGAAGGTTTTAATAATAACCTGATCTGGAATATTGGTCATCTAATTGCTGCACAACAAAATATATGCTATAAACGTGCAGGTTTGCATTCGGATATCGACGAAGTATTTTTCAATACCTATAAATCAGATACAAAACCAGAAGGTAATGTTGAAGAGGGCGGTTTCGAACAAATTAAACGCCTCTTGGTATCAACAATAGATCAGTTAGAACTTGATTATAATAGCAATGCTTTTGCCGGTTACAAGCCATGGACCGTGCGCTATAATTTTGAAATCAATAATATTGATGAGGCCATAGCTTTTTTACCTTTTCACGAAGGTTTACACACGGGTTATATTATGGCTCTGAAGCGTGCTCTAAACAGGTAA
- a CDS encoding CAP domain-containing protein, with product MNKRWIIGGLLTILLLGITVLVQSQSITANDSFKQDFLSRINKVRAVGCSCGKKYYPPAAPLTWNNNLEIAAQGHAQDMNFHNYFNHTSKDGRNSEDRIVAAGYYFNGYRSFAVGENIAYGQQSIAEVSDGWFKSVGHCQNLMNPQFKEIGIARNGLYWVQDFGGRESFTPEEQKLIKQGNVRMIIKKERSE from the coding sequence ATGAACAAGAGGTGGATTATAGGCGGGTTATTAACCATATTGCTGCTTGGCATTACGGTATTGGTACAATCACAAAGCATAACTGCGAACGATAGTTTTAAACAAGATTTCTTATCACGTATAAATAAAGTGCGCGCCGTTGGTTGCAGTTGTGGTAAAAAATATTATCCACCCGCTGCCCCGTTAACATGGAACAATAACCTCGAGATTGCTGCACAAGGCCATGCACAGGACATGAACTTTCACAACTATTTTAACCACACCAGTAAAGATGGCCGTAACAGCGAAGACCGGATTGTAGCTGCCGGATATTATTTTAATGGCTATCGCAGCTTTGCCGTTGGCGAAAACATTGCTTACGGACAGCAGAGTATTGCCGAAGTTAGCGATGGCTGGTTTAAAAGCGTAGGCCACTGCCAAAACCTAATGAACCCACAATTTAAGGAAATTGGCATTGCACGTAATGGCCTTTACTGGGTACAGGATTTTGGCGGCCGCGAAAGCTTTACACCAGAAGAGCAAAAGCTGATAAAACAAGGCAACGTGCGGATGATTATCAAAAAAGAACGCTCGGAATAA
- a CDS encoding phosphatase PAP2 family protein — translation MDLYSSAELFPPVKIKTAITLALLSAAYVALSSVLLGFKTDQLVLIGLVNGLYYLSGYTRRFVTGFAIFIVYWIIFDYMKLFPNYHYNPVHIGDLYNTEKSLFGIHTNGTILTPNEYLKANSRTWIDVVTGFFYLCWIPVPLGFAAYLLFTRPKEFLGFAFTFFLVNLLGFVVYYTFPAAPPWFIQEHGFHFIPLTKGSTAGLARFDNYFHAGIFKSIYTKGSNVFAAMPSLHSSYPVIVLYYGIKNRLKYANIVFAIVMVGIWFTAVYASHHYVLDVLAGITTAVCGISLFNLILNRSKGFQRFISRYQQLITR, via the coding sequence ATGGACCTCTACTCCTCCGCTGAACTATTTCCTCCGGTAAAAATAAAGACCGCCATTACGCTTGCCCTGCTCTCTGCAGCTTATGTGGCATTGTCGTCTGTACTTTTAGGTTTTAAAACAGATCAGCTGGTATTGATCGGCTTGGTAAATGGGTTATATTATTTATCGGGCTATACACGCAGGTTCGTGACCGGCTTTGCCATATTTATAGTGTACTGGATCATATTTGATTATATGAAACTCTTCCCTAACTACCACTATAACCCTGTTCATATAGGAGATTTATACAATACGGAAAAAAGCTTATTTGGTATCCATACCAACGGAACGATATTAACGCCAAATGAATACCTGAAAGCTAACAGCCGTACCTGGATTGATGTTGTTACAGGTTTCTTCTATCTCTGCTGGATTCCGGTACCGTTAGGATTTGCCGCTTATCTATTATTTACCCGCCCGAAAGAATTTTTAGGTTTTGCATTTACTTTCTTCCTCGTAAACTTATTGGGCTTTGTGGTATACTACACTTTCCCTGCTGCACCGCCATGGTTTATACAAGAACATGGCTTCCATTTTATCCCACTTACTAAAGGCAGCACTGCAGGTTTGGCACGTTTCGATAATTATTTTCACGCAGGTATTTTTAAATCGATATACACTAAAGGTTCTAACGTATTTGCGGCCATGCCGTCGCTGCACTCATCATACCCCGTAATTGTATTGTACTACGGTATCAAAAACCGGTTGAAGTATGCCAACATCGTTTTCGCCATTGTGATGGTGGGAATTTGGTTTACTGCAGTTTATGCCAGTCACCATTATGTGCTCGACGTTTTGGCAGGTATTACTACAGCCGTATGCGGAATCAGCCTGTTTAACCTCATTTTAAACAGAAGCAAAGGTTTTCAACGGTTTATCTCGCGCTATCAACAATTAATTACCCGTTAA
- a CDS encoding sterol desaturase family protein: MKKNYVSNSQESVRMFKSSLLESLSKVHFFVPIIIYLPVVLYCLYMAIFDAHQSVGRILVLLVSGLFIWTFTEYVLHRFVFHFVPKAEWALRLHFIFHGVHHDYPSDKKRLVMPPSASIPLALGFFFLFRAILPQHEDVYAFFASFISGYLVYDIGHYAIHHFNFKGGIWKSIKKHHMLHHYQDPTKGYGVSSALWDKVFRSDFEGQK, encoded by the coding sequence ATGAAAAAGAATTATGTGTCAAACTCGCAAGAGTCGGTACGAATGTTTAAGAGCAGTTTATTAGAAAGCTTATCAAAGGTTCATTTTTTCGTACCTATTATTATATATCTGCCGGTTGTGCTGTACTGTTTATACATGGCCATCTTTGATGCACATCAATCTGTAGGCCGTATATTAGTGCTATTAGTTTCAGGTTTATTTATCTGGACTTTTACCGAATACGTACTGCACCGTTTTGTATTCCATTTTGTACCTAAAGCAGAGTGGGCTTTACGCTTACACTTTATATTCCATGGCGTACACCATGATTATCCGAGCGATAAAAAACGTTTGGTAATGCCACCTTCTGCAAGTATCCCTTTGGCGCTGGGCTTCTTCTTTTTGTTTAGGGCAATATTACCACAACACGAAGATGTTTACGCATTTTTTGCGTCTTTCATCTCTGGTTATTTAGTTTACGATATTGGCCACTATGCTATCCACCACTTTAACTTTAAAGGCGGGATCTGGAAAAGCATTAAAAAACACCACATGCTACATCACTACCAGGATCCTACAAAAGGTTATGGTGTAAGTTCTGCGTTATGGGACAAAGTGTTCCGGTCTGATTTTGAGGGTCAAAAATAA